The region TCGCGCCCGCCACGCCGCCGCTGACCGGGGCGTCGACATAGCCGACGCCGTTTTTCCGGGCCAGCGCGGCCATCTGCCTGGTGCTGGCGGAAGAGACACTGCTCATGTCGATCAATATCTGTCCGGGCCTCGACCCGGATAACAGCCCGGTGTCGCCGGTGACGGTGGCTTCCACGATTTTGGCGTTGGGGAGCATGGTGACGACAACGTCGGTTTGCCGCGCCAGGTCCTGCGGCGATGCGCACGGCTTAGCGCCCTGCTGCTCCATCGCCGTTACCGCTTCCTTACTAACGTCGAAGACAAACAGTTCGTAGCCGGCTTTCATGAGGTTGAGAGCCATCGGTTTTCCCATGGCTCCGATGCCGATAAATCCGATTCGCAAAATGGCGTCCTCCTATCTTAGTCCGTCTTCACCCTTGACCTGATCGACTGTCAAACCGCCTACCCGTGGCAAGGGACGCCCGGAATCGGTGAGGGCGATAATCAGAACTATTTCGTTTTCGCGCGGCGCGTCGGCGATCCGCACTTCCATGGCGTCGAAATGCGTCCGCACATAGGCGGCGTTTTTAAAACCGAGGGAAACGTCGATCGCGGTGCCTGGCCCGCCGACCTTCTTGGTGGAGGGCAGGATGGCCTTGCCGCCGCCGACATTGTCGCGGATGGGGGTGCCGAGTTTCGGATGCAGCAAGGCGGCGGC is a window of Selenomonadales bacterium 4137-cl DNA encoding:
- a CDS encoding amino acid synthesis family protein, with amino-acid sequence MEIRKIVTVVEETRQEAGKELAKPTRKVAAAAVLTNPYAGKYVEDLTPLIDASVAIGELLTKKAVEALGIAPEKVESYGKAAIVGTNGELEHAAALLHPKLGTPIRDNVGGGKAILPSTKKVGGPGTAIDVSLGFKNAAYVRTHFDAMEVRIADAPRENEIVLIIALTDSGRPLPRVGGLTVDQVKGEDGLR